The Nonlabens spongiae genome contains a region encoding:
- a CDS encoding glycosyltransferase family 9 protein: MKVLIIQNKRIGDVLLTSVLAENIKKNYPDSIVHFFCYDYTVPVIRYNIFIDQIISVDAQSLKKIPVLLKYCRKVKRENYDLILDPYAKFQSKLMCYLSGATKTAGFIRKVKKTSFQPYTIKVPYKSSSTMDCGKTLDDRVSLCDAALPLKTKIYQPKIYLEELEQPQNKTETKPIIIIGVLGSTPSKSLPKETMADIINRTIKSFPDHQIVFNYAPHQKQEAAEIYDLIENKKAVNEDAYEPDLDKFLHLLKEADVLVSNEGGAVHMAKALEVPTFTIFSPFIDKATWNSFENLPIHTSIHLRDQRPDLYQNVDRKSMKKIESEPIHYYRQLDANMIWHKLGPYLNLILKQD, encoded by the coding sequence TTGAAAGTCCTAATCATACAGAATAAAAGAATAGGTGATGTTTTACTTACTTCTGTACTAGCTGAAAATATTAAAAAAAATTATCCGGACAGTATCGTTCATTTTTTCTGTTATGACTATACTGTTCCAGTCATCAGATACAATATTTTCATAGATCAAATAATTTCGGTAGATGCACAATCACTTAAAAAGATTCCAGTCTTACTTAAGTATTGTAGAAAGGTGAAAAGAGAGAATTATGATTTGATTTTAGACCCATATGCTAAATTCCAGAGCAAGTTGATGTGTTATTTATCTGGTGCAACTAAAACTGCTGGTTTCATTAGAAAAGTGAAGAAAACCTCTTTTCAACCCTACACGATTAAGGTTCCTTATAAATCCAGTTCAACAATGGATTGCGGAAAAACGCTCGATGATCGAGTCAGTCTTTGCGATGCAGCTTTACCTTTAAAAACCAAGATTTATCAACCGAAGATCTATCTTGAAGAATTAGAGCAGCCTCAGAATAAAACAGAAACAAAACCTATTATAATCATTGGTGTTTTAGGTAGTACGCCCAGCAAGTCACTACCTAAAGAAACAATGGCTGATATCATTAACCGAACTATCAAAAGCTTCCCGGACCATCAGATCGTTTTCAACTACGCACCTCATCAAAAGCAAGAAGCAGCTGAAATCTATGACCTTATCGAGAATAAAAAGGCAGTCAATGAGGATGCCTACGAACCAGATTTAGATAAATTCCTTCATCTTCTAAAAGAAGCTGACGTATTAGTATCTAATGAGGGTGGTGCTGTTCACATGGCTAAAGCTCTAGAGGTTCCCACTTTTACCATCTTCTCACCCTTTATAGATAAGGCCACATGGAATAGCTTTGAAAATTTACCGATTCATACCTCTATACACCTTAGGGATCAGCGGCCTGATCTTTATCAAAATGTAGACAGGAAATCTATGAAGAAGATAGAAAGTGAGCCTATTCATTATTACCGTCAATTAGATGCAAATATGATCTGGCACAAACTAGGCCCGTACTTAAATCTAATTTTAAAACAAGATTGA
- a CDS encoding glycosyltransferase family 2 protein: protein MPKLAVIIPTLNEESYILEALESVEFADEIILIDSFSSDRTVELAEPFVTKVIQRKFDNFSDQKNAALDQTQADWVFFLDADERVTPELKKSILKAIESEEHNGYKVEFVHHYMDRFLYHHTDKTIRLIRNTGYRFEGEVHEHFVIEGQTPLLKGFINHYTYKGFDSYLQKKMLYGNFQAQQVLRKKKSNNLFLCLVKPNFRFIKSVIFKNGYKDGFPAIVVGQINGYGVFQRLIKSRILQEKSPIETYKDLVEFNSFLDSYHQDCRKRALNNHVSKTKGGFALKLSSMAVFFKQYFLKLKILKGAEGLVEAYLAGNAIFIYGVYQWLESKNLK, encoded by the coding sequence ATGCCCAAACTCGCTGTAATTATACCGACTCTCAACGAAGAGAGCTACATACTGGAAGCGCTAGAGTCGGTTGAGTTTGCTGATGAGATCATCTTAATCGATTCATTTAGTTCAGATCGCACGGTAGAATTAGCAGAACCCTTTGTCACAAAGGTAATTCAAAGAAAATTTGATAATTTTTCTGATCAAAAAAATGCTGCACTAGATCAGACTCAAGCAGACTGGGTCTTTTTTCTAGATGCTGATGAGCGCGTTACCCCTGAGCTCAAAAAATCCATTCTCAAGGCTATAGAATCTGAAGAGCACAATGGTTACAAGGTAGAGTTTGTTCACCATTACATGGATCGTTTTCTCTACCATCATACGGACAAAACTATACGTCTCATACGAAATACAGGATATAGATTTGAAGGTGAAGTTCACGAGCACTTTGTTATTGAAGGGCAAACTCCTCTCTTAAAAGGTTTTATCAACCATTATACCTACAAAGGCTTTGATTCCTATCTACAAAAAAAAATGCTTTATGGTAATTTTCAGGCACAACAAGTCCTGCGCAAAAAGAAGTCCAACAATCTTTTTTTATGTTTAGTCAAACCAAATTTCAGATTTATTAAAAGTGTCATTTTTAAGAATGGTTATAAAGACGGTTTCCCAGCTATCGTGGTAGGTCAAATTAATGGTTATGGAGTCTTTCAGCGATTGATCAAATCACGTATTCTACAAGAAAAATCGCCTATCGAGACTTATAAAGATTTGGTTGAATTCAACTCATTTCTGGATTCCTATCATCAAGATTGTCGCAAACGCGCATTAAATAATCATGTATCAAAGACAAAGGGAGGTTTTGCCCTAAAACTTTCCAGCATGGCTGTTTTCTTTAAACAATATTTCTTAAAACTTAAAATACTTAAAGGTGCAGAAGGCCTTGTAGAAGCTTATTTAGCAGGAAACGCTATTTTTATATATGGTGTTTATCAGTGGCTAGAAAGTAAAAATCTCAAATGA
- a CDS encoding lipopolysaccharide kinase InaA family protein: MSKDRLFVLSPNWQDKKELIENSILSFEEKGSVIHEQRNTVKNFQVQDDVINIKRFRTPHLLNSIVYRTIRKSKAKRSFENASYLMEQGIGTPEPIAFIENYSNGLLGQSFYISRYQDHDFTFREIIHDEGMENRVKILKEFTHFMHGMHEAGIYFEDHSPGNTLIKKVGDNYYFYLVDLNRMKFFTLTKEDRIKNFYRLTPYRSMHEIMGREYARIMGWDPEETVEQIMSHVDQFQKSFYRKRRWKNRFKILIGKKPKI, translated from the coding sequence ATGTCGAAAGACCGCCTCTTTGTTTTAAGCCCCAATTGGCAGGACAAAAAAGAACTCATTGAAAATTCTATTCTTTCCTTTGAAGAGAAGGGTTCTGTAATTCATGAACAACGCAATACGGTCAAAAACTTTCAGGTACAAGATGATGTCATAAACATCAAACGATTTAGAACGCCTCATTTACTCAATTCGATCGTTTACAGGACTATAAGAAAATCAAAGGCAAAACGATCTTTTGAAAATGCAAGCTACCTCATGGAGCAAGGGATAGGTACTCCAGAACCCATAGCTTTTATAGAAAATTATTCTAATGGTTTACTGGGACAAAGTTTTTATATAAGCCGCTATCAGGACCATGATTTCACATTCAGAGAGATTATTCATGATGAGGGAATGGAGAACAGGGTGAAAATTTTGAAAGAATTCACGCATTTTATGCATGGCATGCACGAAGCAGGAATTTATTTTGAAGACCACTCGCCGGGAAATACGCTCATAAAAAAAGTAGGGGATAATTACTATTTTTATTTAGTAGATCTGAACCGGATGAAATTCTTCACTCTGACTAAGGAAGACCGTATCAAAAACTTTTATCGATTAACACCCTATCGATCCATGCACGAGATTATGGGGAGAGAATATGCTCGTATTATGGGCTGGGATCCAGAAGAGACCGTAGAGCAAATTATGAGTCATGTGGACCAATTCCAAAAATCTTTTTACAGAAAGAGAAGGTGGAAAAATCGCTTCAAAATCCTAATAGGAAAGAAACCTAAGATTTAA
- a CDS encoding glycosyltransferase family 2 protein has translation MTSALVVTTYNWPEALSIQLKSIERLTKLPDQVIIADDGSGKETLEVIEQFKSKSDLNVKHVWHEDRGFRRSAILNKAIAQCDADYIIQSDGDCILHHSFVDDHLRHSAANTYLHGSRVNIQKELADKILESQQYNLNVFSQGIKKRMRALHLPVLSTMNKAEQFLSKKIRGCNLSYWRKDFLNVNGYNEDIEGWGKEDSELILRMLNSGVSGKRLKFAAIVFHLWHKEQDKSGVEANIRLEEKTRNENISWIENGVAKYL, from the coding sequence ATGACATCTGCACTCGTAGTGACTACCTATAACTGGCCTGAGGCTCTGAGCATTCAACTTAAAAGTATAGAAAGGCTTACTAAGCTACCTGATCAAGTAATTATTGCAGATGATGGCTCTGGCAAGGAAACTCTAGAGGTGATTGAGCAATTTAAGTCTAAATCTGACTTGAATGTAAAGCATGTATGGCATGAAGATAGAGGTTTCAGAAGATCTGCTATTTTGAATAAAGCTATTGCCCAATGTGATGCAGACTACATCATTCAAAGTGATGGCGACTGCATTCTGCACCATAGTTTTGTTGATGACCATTTAAGACATAGTGCTGCAAATACTTATCTCCACGGTAGCCGCGTAAACATTCAGAAGGAACTCGCTGATAAGATTTTAGAAAGCCAACAATACAATCTCAATGTGTTTAGTCAGGGAATCAAAAAGCGAATGAGAGCGCTTCATCTCCCAGTACTATCCACCATGAATAAGGCAGAACAGTTTTTATCTAAAAAAATACGTGGGTGTAATTTGAGTTATTGGAGAAAAGATTTTTTGAATGTAAATGGTTATAACGAGGATATTGAAGGCTGGGGCAAGGAAGATTCAGAATTGATTTTAAGAATGCTCAATAGTGGAGTCTCTGGAAAGCGATTGAAATTTGCAGCCATTGTTTTTCACCTGTGGCATAAAGAACAAGATAAAAGCGGTGTTGAAGCAAACATAAGACTAGAAGAAAAAACCCGCAATGAAAACATAAGCTGGATAGAAAATGGAGTTGCAAAATACTTATAG
- a CDS encoding L-threonylcarbamoyladenylate synthase: MKNSDRHKNRRDQVRGRKPKNLEPKIELPLEDINNAVSALKKGGTLIYPTDTIYGLGCDAYNYEAVEKIYALKERDKSKSLIVLVDSFNMLESIIDDIPDMAWEVLKVNKKPLTIIYDKPKNVAENVVAGDGSLAVRVTNDPLCRSMIRKLKRPLVSTSANLSGDSSPIEFSDISQELIDRVDHVLNLPLVHKTIKASTIMKISNNGVFKIIRK, encoded by the coding sequence ATGAAAAACAGCGATAGACACAAAAACCGCCGGGACCAGGTGCGCGGTAGAAAACCTAAAAATCTAGAGCCTAAAATTGAACTTCCTCTGGAAGATATCAATAATGCCGTTAGTGCTCTTAAAAAAGGTGGAACTTTAATCTATCCTACGGATACAATATATGGACTGGGTTGCGATGCCTACAACTATGAGGCGGTAGAAAAAATATATGCCCTTAAAGAAAGAGACAAATCAAAATCGTTGATTGTCTTAGTGGACAGCTTTAATATGCTGGAATCCATTATCGATGACATTCCAGATATGGCTTGGGAAGTTTTGAAAGTGAATAAAAAGCCACTTACAATTATCTATGATAAACCTAAAAACGTAGCCGAAAACGTGGTGGCAGGCGATGGCTCTCTCGCAGTACGAGTCACTAACGATCCTCTGTGCCGCAGCATGATTAGAAAGTTGAAGCGACCCCTGGTTTCTACGAGTGCCAATTTGAGTGGAGACTCCTCACCTATTGAGTTTTCAGATATATCTCAAGAACTAATCGATCGAGTAGATCATGTGCTTAACCTACCGCTGGTTCACAAGACCATCAAAGCGAGCACGATCATGAAAATTTCAAACAATGGTGTTTTCAAGATTATACGTAAGTAA
- a CDS encoding CCA tRNA nucleotidyltransferase — translation MDQNLKFPQALALPIFQTISEAADSLELNSYVIGGFVRDFFLQRGNVEDIDVVAVGSGIELAKKVSRLLDTNSKVTIFKNYGTAMIKHGDTELEFVGARKESYNENSRNPQVEEGTLKDDQERRDFTINALALCLNESRFGELLDPFGGIQDLEDKIIRTPLDPDVTFSDDPLRMLRAIRFATQLDFKIDQNTYDGIKNNASRVDILSRERIVAELHKIMLSEKPSKGFILLEKTGLLKRFLPELTALKGIDEIEGETHKDNFYHTLEVVDNISRNTDDLWLRWAALLHDIGKAPTKKFQKGTGWTFHGHEFKGSKMVFHLFKRLKMPLNDKMKYVQLLVRMSSRPIAVIDESATDSAVRRLIHDAGEHLDDLMTLCEADITTKNPKRFKKYLNNFKKVRRKVEEVEERDHVRNFQPPVTGKEIMKTFNLKPCREIGMIKSYIKESILDGVIPNEHDAARLLMIEKGKELGLEPKH, via the coding sequence ATGGATCAAAATCTTAAATTTCCTCAAGCCCTAGCGCTGCCTATTTTTCAAACCATCTCAGAAGCTGCTGACAGCCTTGAGCTGAACTCTTATGTCATAGGCGGATTTGTGCGTGATTTTTTCCTCCAGCGTGGTAATGTAGAAGATATTGATGTGGTTGCCGTAGGGAGTGGTATTGAACTTGCAAAAAAAGTCAGCCGTCTACTGGACACTAATTCTAAAGTGACCATCTTCAAAAATTATGGTACTGCCATGATAAAGCACGGCGATACAGAACTTGAATTTGTAGGCGCTCGCAAAGAAAGTTATAATGAGAATAGCCGCAATCCTCAAGTCGAGGAAGGCACTTTGAAGGACGATCAAGAACGCAGGGACTTTACCATAAACGCACTTGCGCTTTGCTTAAATGAGTCGAGATTTGGTGAGCTTCTGGATCCTTTTGGCGGTATACAAGATCTGGAAGATAAAATAATACGCACTCCACTTGATCCAGATGTTACTTTCAGTGACGATCCGCTTAGGATGTTGCGCGCCATAAGGTTTGCTACCCAACTGGATTTCAAGATTGATCAAAACACTTACGACGGCATCAAGAACAATGCATCGCGAGTTGATATCTTATCACGTGAGCGTATCGTGGCAGAGCTCCACAAGATCATGTTGAGTGAAAAACCCAGTAAGGGTTTCATTTTATTAGAGAAAACAGGTCTCTTAAAAAGATTCTTACCAGAACTTACTGCCCTTAAAGGGATTGATGAGATTGAAGGAGAAACACATAAAGATAATTTTTACCACACCCTAGAGGTAGTTGATAATATCTCCAGAAATACGGATGATTTATGGTTGCGCTGGGCTGCTTTGCTGCACGACATAGGTAAAGCACCCACAAAAAAATTCCAAAAAGGTACGGGTTGGACCTTTCACGGTCATGAGTTCAAGGGTTCAAAAATGGTTTTTCACTTGTTCAAGCGGTTGAAGATGCCCCTCAACGATAAGATGAAATATGTTCAGTTACTGGTAAGAATGTCGTCTCGTCCCATAGCAGTAATCGATGAGTCGGCTACTGACAGTGCGGTAAGAAGGCTTATTCATGATGCAGGTGAACACCTAGACGATTTGATGACCCTTTGCGAGGCAGATATCACTACAAAAAATCCGAAGCGTTTCAAGAAATACCTCAACAACTTTAAAAAAGTCCGTAGAAAGGTTGAAGAGGTAGAAGAACGAGATCACGTGCGTAATTTTCAACCGCCGGTAACTGGTAAAGAAATTATGAAGACCTTTAACTTGAAGCCTTGCCGCGAGATAGGAATGATCAAATCTTACATCAAAGAATCTATTCTAGATGGAGTAATCCCAAACGAGCACGACGCCGCAAGGTTACTCATGATTGAAAAAGGTAAGGAATTAGGTCTTGAACCGAAGCACTGA
- the pepT gene encoding peptidase T, translating to MNKQEIIDRFISYISIDTESDPASSTTPSTEKQWDLANKLFQELKNMGMSDVSIDDNAYIMATLPSNVDHQVPVIGFISHFDTTPDYTGKDIKPQIIENYDGGDIPLKGSDLVLSPDYFEDLKNYVGQTLITTDGTTLLAADDKAGITEIMTAMKYLIDHPEIKHGTIKVGFTPDEEIGRGAHKFDVEKFGADWAYTMDGSQIGELEYENFNAAGAMVTFYGKIVHPGYAKGKMINSMYVAQEFIDSLPRLETPEHTERYQGFFHLYEMQGSVEKSVLKYIIRDHDKEHFEARKEAMQRMVADLNEQYDRQAVTIDIEDQYFNMKEKVEPVMHIVDLAEKAMQQVGITPIIKPIRGGTDGSQLSYMGLPCPNIFAGGHNFHGPYEYVPVESMMKATEVIVKIAELAAVEQ from the coding sequence ATGAACAAACAAGAGATCATCGATCGATTTATCAGTTACATTTCAATAGATACCGAAAGTGATCCAGCCAGCTCCACAACTCCAAGTACGGAAAAGCAATGGGATCTAGCCAATAAACTTTTTCAGGAACTCAAGAATATGGGAATGAGCGATGTATCCATAGATGATAATGCTTACATCATGGCTACATTACCATCAAATGTAGATCATCAAGTGCCTGTTATAGGTTTTATTTCGCATTTTGACACCACTCCTGATTACACGGGTAAAGACATCAAACCGCAGATTATAGAAAATTATGATGGTGGAGACATACCTCTAAAAGGATCAGATCTGGTGCTCTCTCCAGATTACTTTGAAGATCTCAAAAATTATGTGGGACAGACCCTGATCACCACTGATGGTACAACGCTACTCGCAGCAGATGATAAAGCTGGCATTACAGAGATCATGACGGCCATGAAATATCTGATCGATCATCCCGAGATCAAGCACGGAACGATCAAAGTGGGCTTCACTCCCGACGAGGAAATAGGTCGTGGAGCTCATAAGTTTGATGTAGAGAAATTTGGCGCAGACTGGGCCTATACCATGGACGGCAGCCAGATAGGTGAGCTGGAATATGAAAACTTTAATGCTGCGGGAGCCATGGTTACTTTTTACGGTAAAATCGTGCATCCTGGATATGCCAAAGGCAAGATGATCAACAGCATGTACGTGGCTCAAGAATTTATAGATTCACTCCCGCGACTGGAAACCCCAGAACATACTGAGCGTTATCAAGGCTTCTTCCATCTATATGAAATGCAGGGAAGTGTTGAGAAAAGTGTTTTAAAGTACATCATACGCGATCATGACAAGGAACATTTTGAGGCACGCAAGGAAGCGATGCAGCGCATGGTTGCTGATCTTAATGAGCAATATGATCGACAGGCTGTAACTATTGACATAGAAGATCAATATTTCAATATGAAAGAAAAGGTGGAGCCAGTAATGCACATCGTGGATCTTGCAGAAAAAGCGATGCAACAAGTAGGAATCACGCCTATTATCAAACCCATAAGAGGAGGAACAGACGGTTCACAGCTGAGTTATATGGGACTGCCTTGCCCGAACATTTTTGCAGGTGGTCATAATTTTCATGGACCTTATGAATATGTTCCAGTGGAAAGTATGATGAAAGCAACGGAGGTTATCGTTAAGATCGCTGAGCTTGCGGCTGTAGAACAATAG
- a CDS encoding MBOAT family O-acyltransferase, translating into MLFNSIEFAVFLPVVFAAFWLLSKSHISFQNTLLLLASYVFYGWWDWRFLSLIIFSSLVDYTLGLLIHKEKILVKRKILLFVSLIVNLGFLGFFKYYNFFIDSFVEAFTLFGSEINPDRLAIILPVGISFYTFQTLSYTIDIYRRQLEPTKNVLAFFTFVSFFPQLVAGPIERASHLLPQFLTKRQFDYKRAVSGVQLIVWGFFKKMVIADNAAVLVNGIFSDYESQTSASLIVGMLLFAFQIYGDFSGYSDIAIGTGRLFGFDLMTNFRFPYLSKGISEFWKRWHISLSTWFRDYLYIPLGGSRGSQMAALRNIFIVFVVSGFWHGANWTFIAWGFIHGLLYIPMFVTRKSKEISHQASRTFKNLSGFASWLAIFTFVCFAWIFFRSPSITDAWSYITMIFDPAGSSSYFTSTGRLILLSVISFTAILCMMAVEFYFNKKNLREVRIKPRYLLLVALAICFLGAFKDHASFIYFQF; encoded by the coding sequence ATGTTATTCAATTCCATTGAATTTGCGGTTTTTCTTCCAGTTGTATTTGCTGCATTCTGGTTGCTTTCAAAGTCACACATTAGTTTTCAAAACACACTATTGCTTCTAGCCAGCTACGTGTTTTACGGTTGGTGGGACTGGAGATTTCTTTCTTTAATCATATTCAGTTCTTTAGTGGACTATACACTGGGGTTACTCATCCACAAAGAAAAGATTCTAGTAAAAAGAAAGATTTTACTGTTTGTAAGTCTTATTGTCAATCTAGGATTTCTAGGTTTTTTCAAGTACTACAATTTCTTCATAGACAGTTTTGTTGAAGCTTTTACTCTATTTGGTTCTGAGATCAATCCAGATCGCCTAGCTATTATCCTTCCAGTAGGGATAAGCTTTTATACTTTTCAGACGTTAAGTTATACTATAGATATCTACAGGAGGCAATTAGAACCTACCAAGAATGTTCTCGCATTTTTCACATTTGTTAGTTTTTTCCCGCAATTGGTCGCTGGACCTATTGAAAGAGCTTCACATTTGCTGCCTCAATTTCTGACCAAAAGACAATTTGATTATAAAAGGGCAGTTTCAGGAGTTCAGCTAATTGTTTGGGGATTTTTCAAAAAAATGGTAATTGCCGATAATGCTGCAGTGTTGGTCAACGGTATTTTTTCTGATTATGAAAGCCAGACTTCAGCAAGTTTAATTGTTGGAATGTTGTTATTTGCTTTTCAGATTTACGGTGATTTCAGTGGTTATTCTGATATAGCGATAGGTACGGGAAGGCTATTTGGATTTGATTTAATGACTAACTTTAGATTTCCATATTTATCAAAAGGGATTAGCGAATTCTGGAAACGATGGCATATTTCTTTATCCACCTGGTTCCGAGATTACTTGTACATTCCATTAGGAGGTAGCAGAGGCTCTCAAATGGCTGCCTTACGTAATATTTTTATCGTTTTTGTGGTAAGTGGTTTCTGGCATGGCGCTAACTGGACTTTTATCGCATGGGGCTTCATTCACGGATTACTTTACATACCAATGTTTGTTACAAGAAAATCAAAAGAAATTAGTCATCAAGCGAGTAGAACATTTAAAAACTTATCTGGGTTCGCAAGCTGGCTGGCCATATTTACCTTCGTTTGTTTTGCGTGGATCTTTTTCAGGAGTCCATCCATTACTGATGCATGGTCTTATATCACAATGATATTTGATCCAGCTGGTTCTTCAAGCTATTTCACTTCTACCGGTAGGCTTATACTACTTTCTGTAATTTCTTTTACTGCAATTCTTTGCATGATGGCAGTAGAATTTTATTTCAATAAGAAAAATCTTCGTGAAGTTCGTATCAAGCCTAGATATCTACTTCTAGTTGCTTTAGCCATTTGTTTTCTAGGCGCATTTAAAGATCACGCTAGCTTTATATATTTCCAGTTCTGA
- a CDS encoding DUF4442 domain-containing protein has translation MSKLTPRKVNAFTFLNLPSAWWSGVRCTNIYGEKCEVQVTHNWFNKNPFKSLYFAVQSMAAELTTGALIMYYVQRYDIRLSMLVVENKSAFSKKATGKIKFSCCQGLAIKQAIKTMMETEEPQVIWVDSIGRNQVGEEVSRFSFKWSLKLKSPKQEKTLLRASAAI, from the coding sequence TTGAGTAAACTCACTCCCAGAAAAGTCAACGCATTTACCTTTCTAAATCTACCCAGTGCCTGGTGGAGTGGTGTAAGGTGTACCAATATATATGGTGAAAAATGTGAAGTCCAAGTGACGCACAACTGGTTTAATAAAAATCCTTTTAAAAGTTTATACTTTGCAGTCCAATCCATGGCTGCCGAGTTGACAACGGGTGCGTTGATTATGTATTACGTTCAGCGGTATGATATAAGATTATCCATGCTAGTAGTAGAAAATAAGTCTGCTTTTAGTAAAAAGGCAACGGGTAAGATCAAGTTTTCATGCTGTCAAGGACTTGCAATAAAACAAGCTATCAAAACAATGATGGAGACTGAAGAACCTCAAGTCATATGGGTCGACAGTATAGGTCGCAATCAAGTAGGAGAAGAGGTGAGTCGTTTTAGTTTCAAATGGTCTCTAAAATTAAAATCTCCTAAACAAGAAAAGACTCTACTCAGAGCTTCAGCGGCAATTTAA
- a CDS encoding DUF4870 domain-containing protein, with protein MKNNDLKNHRHIATFVHLLSFGKWIFPLGNFVLPIILWTVNSKKSEFIDFNGKEVINFQLSITLYTVILALVGGGVIMGTMISGGPLFWESLDDGTFLFSEDAGIFSTIMASGLICGTAILILTILDVVCTIKAAVHANEGKEYYYPITIRFISHDDIAPASDESDSYYKEESTKNESI; from the coding sequence ATGAAAAATAATGACCTCAAAAATCATCGGCACATTGCCACGTTTGTACACTTACTGTCATTTGGAAAATGGATCTTCCCTTTAGGCAATTTTGTTTTACCCATTATCTTATGGACTGTAAACTCTAAGAAATCAGAATTTATAGACTTTAATGGTAAAGAAGTTATCAATTTTCAATTGAGTATTACGCTTTACACCGTAATCCTAGCCCTAGTAGGTGGTGGTGTCATTATGGGAACCATGATTTCTGGTGGCCCTTTATTTTGGGAAAGCCTGGATGACGGCACTTTTCTATTCAGCGAGGATGCCGGAATTTTTTCTACCATTATGGCCAGCGGATTGATTTGTGGAACCGCCATTTTGATCTTAACTATCCTCGATGTCGTTTGCACCATTAAGGCGGCTGTTCATGCAAATGAAGGAAAAGAATACTACTACCCTATCACTATTAGATTCATAAGTCATGATGATATCGCACCCGCTAGTGATGAATCAGATTCTTACTATAAAGAAGAATCAACTAAAAATGAAAGCATATGA
- a CDS encoding PadR family transcriptional regulator, producing MKIENTKAQMRKGVLEYCILSILDNDDAYVAEILDTLKDAKMLVVEGTIYPLLTRLKNAGLLNYRWEESTSGPPRKYYGLTETGRVFLKELTRTWADLKNAVNIVTTPKNAQS from the coding sequence ATGAAAATTGAAAACACCAAAGCCCAAATGAGAAAGGGCGTTCTGGAATATTGCATACTTTCTATACTCGATAATGATGATGCATATGTAGCCGAAATTCTGGACACCCTAAAGGATGCTAAAATGCTCGTAGTAGAAGGTACTATTTACCCATTGCTCACGAGACTTAAAAATGCTGGTTTGCTGAATTATCGCTGGGAAGAGAGTACCAGTGGACCTCCTAGGAAATATTATGGACTGACAGAAACGGGCAGGGTTTTTCTGAAAGAACTTACCCGGACCTGGGCAGATCTTAAAAACGCAGTAAATATTGTTACCACTCCAAAAAACGCACAGTCATGA